One stretch of Gemmatimonadota bacterium DNA includes these proteins:
- a CDS encoding acyl carrier protein, with translation MSKDPDQALRAVFGDVLACDVAALTDDASPSSVKGWDSVNHMQLLLAIEEAFGVQFQPEEFASLTTFGALRQRLSDGTSA, from the coding sequence GTGAGCAAGGATCCGGATCAGGCGCTACGGGCAGTGTTCGGGGACGTGTTGGCGTGCGATGTCGCGGCCCTGACCGACGATGCCTCGCCCAGCTCGGTCAAGGGATGGGACTCGGTGAATCATATGCAACTCCTGCTCGCGATCGAGGAGGCGTTCGGGGTGCAGTTCCAGCCGGAGGAGTTCGCCAGCCTCACGACGTTCGGCGCGCTCCGGCAACGGCTGTCGGACGGGACCTCGGCGTGA